Proteins co-encoded in one Fundidesulfovibrio magnetotacticus genomic window:
- the recO gene encoding DNA repair protein RecO, with amino-acid sequence MESIEKALVLKVGRFREVDAWLKLFSPRKGVFNAFAFGGSVSRRRFLGCLDPLNVVTFKVKSDAAKGYTYLLEGALVRAHPRLRQDQERLGMAVNCLKFLEAVHLGHPGSEAVYDLTLETLDTLEAGGNPCGLLPLFFRARMAFDQGFRPDFTACARCGVLLDQAPPPSLFLVEQGRLHCSQCRRWGKGAAAILGGEALQALRDLSEHGPARWADMSLPARARGEVARSVDLFVEYHLGLTWDHGSFRRF; translated from the coding sequence ATGGAGTCCATCGAAAAAGCCCTGGTCCTCAAGGTGGGGCGCTTCCGCGAGGTGGACGCCTGGCTCAAGCTGTTCTCGCCGCGCAAGGGCGTCTTCAATGCCTTCGCCTTCGGGGGGTCCGTGAGCCGCAGGCGTTTCCTGGGCTGCCTGGACCCGCTCAACGTGGTGACCTTCAAGGTGAAGTCCGATGCGGCCAAGGGCTACACCTATCTGCTGGAAGGGGCGCTCGTGCGCGCCCACCCGCGCTTGCGCCAGGATCAGGAGCGATTGGGCATGGCCGTGAACTGCCTGAAGTTTCTGGAGGCCGTCCACCTGGGGCACCCGGGCAGCGAGGCCGTGTACGATCTGACGCTGGAGACCCTGGACACGCTGGAAGCCGGGGGCAACCCCTGCGGACTCCTGCCGCTCTTCTTCCGCGCGCGCATGGCCTTCGACCAGGGCTTCCGGCCTGATTTCACCGCCTGCGCCCGCTGCGGCGTCCTGCTGGACCAGGCCCCGCCCCCCTCGCTGTTCCTTGTGGAGCAGGGCAGGCTCCACTGTTCGCAGTGCCGGCGCTGGGGCAAAGGGGCCGCCGCAATCCTGGGCGGCGAGGCCCTTCAGGCCCTGCGCGACCTGTCGGAGCATGGCCCTGCGCGCTGGGCGGACATGTCACTCCCGGCCCGGGCGCGCGGCGAAGTTGCCCGGTCCGTGGACCTTTTCGTGGAATACCACCTGGGCTTGACCTGGGACCACGGCTCGTTTAGGCGCTTCTGA
- the glyQ gene encoding glycine--tRNA ligase subunit alpha — protein MNFQDVILTLQSYWARQGCLIVQPYDLEVGAGTFNPSTFFRGIGPEPWRAAYVEPSRRPTDGRYGENPNRLQHYYQFQVILKPSPDNVQDLYLESLRALGVPPEAHDIRFVEDDWESPTLGASGLGWEVWLNGMEVTQFTYFQQVGGIELSPVSVEITYGLERISMYLQEKESVYDLAWNDSVTYGQVHHQGEVEHSKYNFEHADAAMLLGFFNSCEAECKRLCELGLPWPAYDYCLRCSHTFNMLQARGAISITERTGYIARVRALASALARLYAAQRAEMGHPLLQR, from the coding sequence ATGAACTTCCAAGACGTCATCCTCACCCTGCAGTCCTATTGGGCCAGGCAGGGATGCCTGATCGTCCAGCCCTACGACCTGGAAGTGGGCGCGGGGACCTTCAACCCCTCCACGTTCTTCCGCGGCATCGGCCCCGAGCCCTGGCGCGCGGCCTACGTGGAACCCTCCCGGAGGCCCACCGACGGCCGCTACGGCGAGAACCCCAACCGCCTCCAGCACTACTACCAGTTCCAGGTGATTCTGAAGCCCTCGCCCGACAACGTGCAGGATCTCTACCTGGAGAGCCTGCGCGCCCTGGGCGTGCCCCCCGAGGCCCACGACATCCGCTTCGTCGAGGACGACTGGGAATCCCCCACCCTGGGCGCATCGGGCCTGGGCTGGGAGGTGTGGCTCAACGGCATGGAGGTCACGCAGTTCACCTACTTCCAGCAGGTGGGCGGCATCGAACTCTCGCCCGTGTCCGTGGAAATCACCTACGGCCTGGAGCGCATCTCCATGTATCTCCAGGAGAAAGAGTCCGTCTACGATCTGGCCTGGAACGACTCCGTGACCTACGGCCAGGTGCACCACCAGGGCGAGGTGGAACACTCGAAATACAACTTCGAGCACGCCGACGCCGCCATGCTCCTCGGCTTTTTCAACTCCTGCGAGGCCGAGTGCAAGCGCCTTTGCGAGCTGGGCCTGCCCTGGCCCGCCTACGACTACTGCCTGCGCTGCTCGCACACCTTCAACATGCTCCAGGCCCGGGGGGCCATCTCCATCACCGAGCGCACGGGCTACATCGCCCGCGTGCGCGCCCTGGCCTCCGCCCTGGCGAGGCTCTACGCCGCCCAGCGCGCCGAAATGGGCCACCCCCTCCTGCAACGCTAA
- a CDS encoding SurA N-terminal domain-containing protein, with protein MPVVSRLFLAAVLSLYLASPASAAQQQVVDKIVAQVNGEMITLFDLNERVKNYVTQVERKPFNPSDPILRELQERMLKAMIEDILLKQEAVRLKVNISDAEVETRIRELREKGGLSEAQFVQQLRLEGMTRKQFADAIKRDILKKQLLGYMVQRKVVVTDEEIRAYFEQNKSGLRVQTGQRIGLIMLAKPEEAKALRQRIVSGQISFADAARKFSIGPGAEQGGDLGKVDLKDLAPELAQAIRNVPQGGVSEPVMLDGKPVLLTMAAPDAPAAAAQASGGPSYESVRDEIQDRLYKEKLEKQFTDYMDKLRAKSVIKINL; from the coding sequence TTGCCCGTCGTTTCCCGCCTATTCCTTGCCGCCGTCCTTTCGCTGTATCTGGCCAGTCCCGCATCTGCCGCGCAGCAGCAGGTGGTGGACAAGATCGTCGCCCAGGTCAACGGCGAGATGATCACCCTGTTCGATCTCAACGAGCGCGTGAAGAACTACGTCACCCAGGTGGAACGCAAACCGTTCAACCCTTCCGACCCCATCCTCCGCGAACTCCAGGAGCGCATGCTCAAGGCCATGATCGAGGACATCCTGCTCAAGCAGGAGGCGGTCCGGCTCAAGGTGAACATCAGCGACGCCGAGGTGGAGACGCGCATCAGGGAACTGCGTGAGAAGGGCGGGCTTTCCGAGGCCCAGTTCGTCCAGCAGCTGCGGCTCGAAGGAATGACCCGCAAACAATTCGCCGACGCCATCAAGCGCGACATCCTCAAGAAACAATTGCTGGGCTACATGGTCCAGCGCAAGGTGGTGGTCACCGACGAGGAGATCCGCGCCTATTTCGAGCAGAACAAGTCCGGCCTGCGCGTCCAGACGGGGCAGCGCATCGGGCTCATCATGCTCGCCAAGCCGGAGGAGGCCAAGGCCCTGCGCCAGCGCATCGTCTCCGGGCAGATTTCCTTCGCTGATGCCGCGCGCAAGTTTTCCATCGGCCCCGGCGCGGAGCAGGGCGGCGACCTGGGCAAGGTGGACCTGAAGGACCTCGCCCCGGAACTGGCTCAGGCGATCAGGAACGTGCCTCAGGGCGGCGTGAGCGAGCCGGTGATGCTCGACGGCAAGCCGGTGCTGCTCACCATGGCCGCTCCCGACGCGCCGGCTGCCGCCGCGCAGGCCTCGGGCGGCCCCTCGTACGAGTCCGTGCGCGACGAGATCCAGGATCGACTCTACAAGGAAAAGCTAGAGAAGCAGTTCACCGACTACATGGACAAGCTCCGGGCGAAGTCGGTCATCAAGATCAACCTGTGA
- the glyS gene encoding glycine--tRNA ligase subunit beta — protein sequence MPSFLLEIGFEEMPSRFLASLCAELRQGLAGLLEQHKLGFAKVETWATPRRLTALVSELEAVQRREEEVVTGPPVRASYDASGNPTAAALGFAKGQGADFSDVFTVDTPKGQYLAVRKATGGAMALDLLPAICPAALKALNFPKKMHWGSLDYTFGRPIRWIVALLDDQVVPFEVARVASGRATRGHRVMGPGPWELGSADDYFSTLGEKGRVVLDAKARRVSILEQCEKAARAVGGKPVVNERLLEEVCGLVERPLVILGNFDPRYLELPREVLLTSMESHQKSFGVEDASGKLLPHFLTTSGIEPTDVALVRKGWERVLKARLEDARFFWETDLQASLDAWLAKLENVTFLAPLGSMGAKSRRVETLCAWLAAHLAPEMAASLPRAGRICKADLVSEMVGEFADLQGVMGGIYARRKGEKEAVAKAVAGQYLPLGPESPVPADLGGALLAVADKMDTLAGCFGLDMIPTGAADPYALRRQTLGVCRILVEHGLRLDLGELARAAFADYKGVTWKLDPEEARAKLVEFFGSRLKAWLLGRGVRPQVAEAALGAGFTDPWSLEARTAALTRFSKSQGFDQAVLAFKRAANIIRKQASSMELTGQVDKSLLVEPAELALAEALEATAARFETLWADDDYDALFGLLGELRPSVDAFFDNVMVMCEDEGQRRARLNLLRSLVDRLGRLADFSALQV from the coding sequence ATGCCATCCTTCCTGTTGGAAATCGGCTTCGAGGAAATGCCGTCGCGCTTCCTGGCCTCCCTGTGCGCCGAGCTGCGCCAGGGCCTGGCCGGACTCCTGGAACAGCACAAGCTCGGCTTTGCAAAGGTGGAGACCTGGGCAACGCCCCGTCGCCTCACCGCCCTGGTCTCGGAACTGGAGGCCGTGCAGCGCCGCGAGGAGGAGGTGGTCACCGGCCCCCCCGTGCGCGCCTCCTACGACGCCTCGGGCAATCCCACCGCCGCGGCCCTAGGCTTCGCCAAAGGCCAGGGGGCGGATTTCTCCGACGTGTTCACCGTGGACACCCCCAAGGGGCAGTACCTGGCCGTGCGCAAGGCCACCGGCGGGGCCATGGCCCTGGACCTGTTGCCCGCAATCTGCCCGGCGGCGCTCAAGGCCCTGAACTTCCCCAAGAAGATGCACTGGGGCAGCCTCGACTACACCTTCGGCAGGCCCATCCGCTGGATCGTGGCCCTGCTCGACGACCAGGTGGTCCCCTTCGAGGTGGCGCGGGTGGCCTCCGGGCGCGCAACGCGCGGACACCGGGTGATGGGCCCGGGCCCCTGGGAACTGGGCTCCGCGGACGACTATTTCTCCACGCTGGGCGAAAAGGGCAGGGTGGTTCTGGACGCCAAGGCCCGGCGCGTCTCCATTCTGGAGCAGTGCGAGAAGGCCGCCCGGGCCGTGGGCGGCAAGCCCGTGGTCAACGAGCGCCTGCTGGAAGAGGTCTGCGGCCTGGTGGAGCGCCCCCTGGTGATCCTGGGCAACTTCGACCCGCGCTACCTGGAGCTGCCCCGCGAGGTGCTGCTCACCAGCATGGAGAGCCACCAGAAGAGCTTCGGCGTGGAGGACGCCTCCGGGAAGCTCCTGCCGCACTTCCTGACCACCTCCGGCATCGAGCCCACCGACGTGGCCCTGGTGCGCAAGGGCTGGGAGCGCGTGCTCAAGGCCCGACTGGAGGACGCCCGCTTCTTCTGGGAGACCGACCTGCAGGCCAGCCTGGACGCGTGGCTCGCCAAGCTCGAAAACGTGACCTTCCTGGCCCCCCTGGGCTCCATGGGGGCCAAGAGCCGTCGCGTGGAGACCCTCTGCGCCTGGCTTGCCGCGCACCTGGCCCCGGAAATGGCCGCCAGCCTGCCCCGCGCGGGCCGCATCTGCAAGGCCGACCTGGTTTCCGAGATGGTGGGCGAGTTCGCCGACCTCCAGGGCGTGATGGGCGGCATCTACGCCCGGCGCAAGGGGGAGAAGGAGGCCGTGGCCAAGGCCGTGGCCGGGCAGTATCTGCCGCTTGGCCCTGAGAGCCCCGTGCCCGCCGACCTGGGCGGCGCGCTCCTGGCCGTTGCCGACAAGATGGACACCCTGGCCGGATGCTTCGGCCTGGACATGATCCCCACCGGCGCGGCGGACCCTTACGCCCTGCGCCGCCAGACGCTCGGCGTGTGCCGCATCCTTGTGGAGCACGGCCTGCGCCTGGACCTGGGCGAACTGGCCCGGGCCGCCTTCGCGGACTACAAAGGGGTGACCTGGAAGCTCGACCCGGAGGAGGCCCGTGCAAAGCTCGTGGAGTTCTTCGGTTCGCGCCTGAAGGCCTGGCTTCTGGGACGCGGCGTGCGGCCCCAGGTGGCCGAGGCGGCCCTGGGCGCGGGCTTCACCGACCCATGGTCCCTGGAGGCCCGCACGGCGGCCCTGACGCGCTTCAGCAAGTCCCAGGGCTTCGACCAGGCGGTGCTGGCCTTCAAGCGCGCTGCCAACATCATCCGCAAGCAGGCCTCCAGCATGGAGCTTACGGGCCAGGTGGACAAGTCCCTGCTTGTGGAACCCGCCGAACTGGCCCTGGCCGAGGCCCTGGAGGCCACGGCGGCCCGCTTCGAGACCCTCTGGGCAGACGACGATTACGACGCCCTCTTCGGGCTCCTGGGAGAGCTGCGCCCCAGCGTGGACGCCTTCTTCGACAACGTGATGGTGATGTGCGAGGACGAGGGCCAGCGGCGCGCTCGGCTCAACCTCCTGCGCTCCCTGGTGGACCGCCTGGGCAGGCTAGCCGACTTCTCGGCCCTGCAGGTCTAG
- a CDS encoding chemotaxis protein CheW: protein MDEAQKKQDAELMQLVTFSIGEEEFGVDILKVQEIIRMMEITKVPRAPEFVEGVINLRGKVIPIIDLRRRFGLSSRGHDKHTRIIVIEINNMIVGFVVDSVSEVLRIPSSTVEPPPPVVSGLESEYISGVGKLEDRLLILLDLDKLLSHEERENLIGV, encoded by the coding sequence ATGGACGAGGCTCAGAAAAAGCAGGACGCCGAACTCATGCAGCTGGTGACGTTTTCCATCGGCGAAGAAGAATTCGGCGTGGACATCCTCAAGGTCCAGGAAATCATCCGCATGATGGAGATCACCAAGGTCCCGCGCGCTCCCGAGTTCGTGGAAGGGGTGATCAACCTGCGCGGCAAGGTGATTCCCATCATCGATCTGCGCAGGCGCTTCGGACTCTCCTCGCGGGGGCACGACAAGCACACGCGCATCATCGTGATCGAAATCAACAACATGATCGTTGGCTTCGTGGTGGACTCGGTCTCCGAGGTGCTGCGCATTCCCTCCAGCACGGTGGAGCCGCCGCCGCCCGTGGTCTCCGGCCTGGAAAGCGAATACATCAGCGGCGTGGGCAAGCTGGAGGACCGGCTGCTCATCCTGCTCGACCTGGACAAGCTCCTCTCCCACGAGGAACGCGAAAACCTCATAGGCGTCTAG
- a CDS encoding peptidyl-prolyl cis-trans isomerase, producing the protein MRFLLLAAALLLAAACQPEPRDQGVAARVNGRPIMVRTVEFVHGLSPYSPPLETGKALESLSAEYGRALALLVVEELAHQELTRRGLEITEAELVTAETAVRSGYPGNAFEEALTEEGIDLASWRERLRGRLALDALAQRVLRPRVSLAPEEVQAYYKSASQEFVQPAWVKFVRVESKTPEALRSALESARGAADPAGVLGVFDEVHVQSQALEETALPAKWREALARLKPGEAGSPVQGGIGWEAFVVLERGEARAEGLVQVYGLVEKRLAEAKLSEEFTRWLTQALNTSVIQINPGLTASAGR; encoded by the coding sequence ATGCGTTTCCTCCTGCTGGCCGCCGCGCTGCTCCTTGCCGCCGCCTGTCAGCCCGAGCCCAGGGACCAGGGCGTGGCCGCCCGGGTGAACGGACGCCCCATCATGGTGCGCACGGTGGAGTTCGTACACGGCCTGAGCCCCTATTCGCCCCCCCTGGAAACCGGCAAGGCCCTGGAAAGCCTCTCGGCGGAGTATGGCCGGGCCCTGGCCCTGCTGGTGGTGGAGGAGCTGGCCCACCAGGAGCTGACGAGGCGCGGCCTGGAGATCACCGAGGCGGAGTTGGTCACGGCCGAGACGGCCGTGCGATCGGGCTATCCGGGCAACGCCTTCGAGGAAGCCCTGACCGAAGAGGGCATAGACCTCGCCTCGTGGCGCGAGCGCCTGCGCGGCCGCCTGGCCCTGGACGCCCTGGCGCAGCGGGTGCTCCGGCCGCGCGTGAGCCTTGCCCCCGAAGAGGTGCAGGCCTACTATAAGAGCGCCAGCCAGGAGTTCGTGCAGCCCGCGTGGGTGAAGTTCGTGCGGGTGGAATCGAAGACTCCCGAAGCGTTGCGCTCGGCCCTGGAGTCGGCGCGCGGCGCAGCGGACCCGGCCGGGGTGCTGGGCGTCTTCGACGAGGTACACGTGCAGTCCCAGGCGCTGGAGGAAACGGCTTTGCCCGCCAAGTGGCGCGAGGCCCTGGCCAGACTCAAACCCGGCGAGGCGGGGTCGCCCGTCCAGGGCGGCATCGGTTGGGAGGCCTTCGTGGTGCTGGAGCGCGGCGAGGCCCGCGCGGAGGGGCTGGTGCAGGTCTACGGACTTGTGGAGAAGCGTCTTGCCGAGGCCAAACTCTCCGAGGAGTTCACCCGTTGGCTGACCCAGGCCCTGAACACCTCGGTGATCCAGATCAATCCCGGCCTTACGGCGTCCGCGGGACGTTGA
- the mfd gene encoding transcription-repair coupling factor produces MAHPDSPLGALLSGKSQTVSIYKSGPGSVVALCRELVHKGRSVVLVAPGAADLAQLTALLALHFPPGGEPLDERPWAALPSYVPGPPGLASWARRWAFLHAAANTVTPKVLCLSVENLLPKWPPRQALEHSVLEVRAGEELAPDMVLEQAAAWGYRRVGMVSQPGEMALRGDLLDIYPPGHEHPLRLEFFGDTLESLRAFDANSQRSLAPAQRAVILPVAPAILAEPFVTRARENWARLAQTGELGRAAQARMEEMLLQGDGTIFPGLFYDQPVPLEAWLPGNAVYVLAQSSNLRPRLEEQEFGWVTTLEKTSQQQGFPWPRHQLLWPEAMARRTWRDKSQLVFEDLVIGHEKHGVDLPERKIENFQDLFWRPDEARRPWSTLVAGLRRWEEERRQVLLSFHSRQSRRKFLKLCEHEGVALSLEQPAPGKPGLHALVSPLRRGMELSWCNCLVLPEDVLQPGAERQARSRPEKGFKGLAAFDDVNPGDLLVHRDYGLARFEGLSRLSVDQAANDYLLLVFDGDDRLYLPVDRLNLVQRYKGPEGADPSLDRLGGTRWKSSREKARKAIERIAQDLVEMYAYRRVAKGYAYGPVDELYWEFEATFGFEETPDQDRAIAEVLEDMERPEPMDRLVCGDVGFGKTEVAMRAAFRAVLDGKQVALLCPTTVLAEQHYQNFSKRLEGFPVQIGMLSRFVPPKRARMVTEAAAKGELDILIGTHRMLSKDVSFPRLGLIILDEEQRFGVKHKEKLKLLKRNVDALTLTATPIPRTLQLSLSGLRGLSVMETPPADRKPVETALVDRDERMLANILARELERGGQVFWVHNRVQSLPQAADLVRKLAPGARIGMAHGQMAEKDLEEAMHGFWHGEIDVLVCTAIVESGLDFPRANTLVVDNAHMFGLGQLYQLRGRVGRSERQAYAYFVVSSLDHVPELARKRLQVILDMDYLGAGFQIAMEDLRLRGAGNILGEAQSGQIARIGLDLFLEMLDEEVRRVKGEPAREEVETELNLSIPARIPETYVPDPRERLRLYKNLTAAQGEAGLAEVMAGVRDRFGHAPEELENFAAVLGLKRVLTRLGVRRADVHAAKVALTWDEKSQAVDPQALLAWIAARPAEAKLFPPAKLELRLDQALPTRRALERAAQDLAGLLP; encoded by the coding sequence ATGGCCCATCCAGACAGTCCTCTCGGCGCCCTTCTTTCCGGCAAGTCCCAGACGGTCAGCATCTACAAGAGCGGACCGGGGTCCGTCGTCGCCCTGTGCCGTGAACTGGTCCACAAGGGCCGGTCCGTGGTGCTCGTGGCCCCCGGAGCGGCCGACCTGGCCCAGCTGACGGCCCTTCTCGCCCTGCACTTCCCGCCGGGGGGCGAGCCCCTGGACGAGCGCCCCTGGGCCGCGCTGCCGTCCTACGTGCCAGGTCCGCCGGGCCTGGCCTCCTGGGCCAGGCGCTGGGCCTTCCTCCATGCGGCGGCCAACACCGTCACGCCCAAGGTGCTCTGCCTGAGCGTGGAGAACCTGCTGCCCAAATGGCCGCCGCGCCAGGCCCTGGAGCACTCCGTGCTGGAGGTGCGCGCCGGGGAGGAACTCGCGCCGGACATGGTGCTGGAACAGGCCGCGGCCTGGGGCTACCGCCGGGTGGGCATGGTCTCCCAGCCCGGCGAGATGGCCCTGCGCGGCGACCTCCTGGACATCTACCCTCCCGGGCACGAACACCCCCTGCGCCTGGAATTTTTCGGAGACACCCTGGAGAGCCTGCGCGCCTTCGACGCCAACTCCCAGCGTTCGCTCGCCCCGGCCCAGCGCGCGGTGATCCTGCCCGTGGCCCCTGCCATCCTGGCCGAGCCCTTCGTGACGCGCGCCCGGGAAAACTGGGCCAGGCTGGCCCAGACCGGCGAACTGGGCCGCGCCGCCCAGGCCCGCATGGAGGAAATGCTCCTCCAGGGCGATGGGACCATCTTTCCCGGCCTCTTCTACGACCAACCCGTGCCCCTGGAGGCGTGGCTGCCCGGGAACGCCGTCTACGTGCTGGCCCAGTCCTCCAATCTGCGCCCCCGCCTGGAGGAGCAGGAGTTCGGCTGGGTGACCACCCTGGAGAAGACCTCCCAGCAGCAAGGCTTCCCCTGGCCGCGCCATCAGTTGCTCTGGCCCGAGGCCATGGCCCGGCGCACCTGGCGCGACAAGTCCCAGCTGGTCTTCGAGGATCTGGTGATCGGCCACGAAAAGCACGGGGTGGACCTGCCCGAGCGCAAGATCGAGAATTTCCAGGACCTCTTCTGGCGTCCCGACGAGGCCCGCAGGCCCTGGTCCACCCTGGTGGCGGGCCTGCGCCGCTGGGAGGAGGAGCGCCGCCAGGTACTCCTGTCGTTCCATTCGCGGCAGTCGCGGCGCAAGTTCCTCAAGCTTTGCGAGCACGAGGGCGTGGCCCTCTCCCTGGAGCAGCCCGCGCCGGGCAAGCCCGGGCTCCACGCGCTGGTCTCGCCGCTGCGCCGGGGCATGGAGCTCTCCTGGTGCAACTGCCTCGTGCTGCCCGAGGACGTGCTCCAGCCCGGGGCGGAACGTCAGGCGCGCTCCCGTCCCGAGAAGGGCTTCAAGGGTCTGGCCGCCTTCGACGACGTGAACCCGGGCGACCTCCTGGTGCACCGCGACTACGGCCTGGCCCGCTTCGAAGGCCTCTCGAGGCTCTCGGTGGATCAGGCCGCCAACGACTACCTCCTGCTGGTCTTCGACGGCGACGACCGCCTTTACCTGCCGGTGGACCGCTTGAACCTGGTGCAGCGCTACAAGGGGCCCGAGGGGGCCGATCCCTCCCTGGACCGCCTGGGCGGCACGCGCTGGAAATCCAGCCGGGAGAAGGCGCGCAAGGCCATCGAGCGCATCGCCCAGGATCTGGTGGAGATGTACGCCTACCGCCGCGTGGCCAAGGGCTACGCCTACGGCCCCGTGGACGAGCTCTACTGGGAATTCGAGGCCACCTTCGGCTTCGAGGAGACCCCCGACCAGGACCGCGCCATCGCCGAGGTGCTGGAGGACATGGAGCGCCCCGAGCCCATGGACCGCCTCGTCTGCGGCGACGTGGGCTTCGGCAAGACCGAGGTGGCCATGCGCGCCGCCTTCCGCGCCGTGCTGGACGGCAAGCAGGTGGCGCTTCTGTGCCCCACCACGGTGCTGGCCGAACAACATTACCAGAACTTCTCCAAACGTCTCGAGGGTTTTCCGGTGCAGATCGGCATGCTCTCGCGCTTCGTGCCGCCCAAGCGGGCCAGGATGGTCACCGAGGCCGCGGCCAAGGGCGAGCTGGACATCCTCATCGGCACGCACCGCATGCTCTCCAAGGACGTGAGCTTCCCCCGCCTGGGCCTGATCATTCTGGACGAAGAGCAGCGCTTCGGGGTGAAGCACAAGGAGAAGCTCAAACTTCTCAAGCGCAACGTGGACGCGCTGACGCTCACGGCCACGCCCATCCCGCGCACGCTGCAGCTCTCGCTCTCGGGGCTGCGCGGCCTCTCCGTGATGGAAACGCCCCCGGCGGACCGCAAGCCCGTGGAGACCGCTCTGGTGGACCGCGACGAACGCATGCTGGCCAACATCCTGGCCCGTGAGCTGGAGCGGGGAGGGCAGGTGTTCTGGGTGCACAACCGGGTGCAGAGCCTGCCCCAGGCAGCCGATCTGGTGCGCAAGCTGGCCCCTGGCGCGCGCATCGGCATGGCCCACGGCCAGATGGCCGAGAAGGACCTTGAAGAGGCCATGCACGGCTTCTGGCACGGCGAGATCGACGTGCTGGTGTGCACGGCCATCGTGGAATCCGGCCTGGACTTCCCCCGGGCCAACACCCTGGTGGTGGACAACGCCCACATGTTCGGCCTGGGCCAGCTCTACCAGCTGCGCGGGCGCGTGGGGCGCTCCGAACGCCAGGCCTACGCCTATTTCGTGGTCTCCTCCCTGGACCACGTGCCCGAGCTGGCCCGCAAGCGACTCCAGGTGATCCTGGACATGGACTACTTGGGCGCGGGCTTTCAGATCGCCATGGAGGATTTGCGCCTGCGCGGGGCGGGCAACATCCTGGGCGAGGCCCAGTCGGGCCAGATCGCGCGCATCGGCCTGGACCTCTTCCTGGAGATGCTTGACGAGGAGGTCCGCCGGGTCAAGGGCGAACCGGCCCGTGAGGAAGTGGAGACGGAGCTCAACCTTTCCATCCCCGCTCGCATCCCCGAGACCTACGTGCCCGATCCCCGCGAGCGCCTGCGGCTCTACAAGAACCTCACGGCCGCCCAGGGCGAGGCCGGGCTGGCCGAGGTGATGGCCGGCGTGCGCGACCGTTTCGGCCATGCCCCCGAGGAACTGGAGAACTTCGCGGCCGTGCTGGGGCTCAAACGCGTGCTCACCCGCCTGGGCGTGCGCCGCGCCGACGTGCACGCCGCCAAGGTGGCCCTCACCTGGGACGAGAAATCCCAGGCCGTGGACCCCCAGGCCCTCCTTGCCTGGATCGCCGCCCGCCCGGCCGAGGCGAAGCTTTTCCCCCCTGCGAAGCTGGAACTGCGCCTCGATCAGGCGCTCCCCACGCGCCGCGCCCTGGAGCGAGCCGCCCAGGATCTGGCGGGCCTTCTGCCGTGA
- a CDS encoding helix-turn-helix domain-containing protein produces MTLEEMGALLRQERERRELSLEKAAAEIKISKKYLVAIESGLTKDLPHPVYAKGFVKNYARLLGLDPEAMGEVLSRHYAVDEDQLQSGPGAEYRESPQPIKERKSGYVSSGASGFKPSLWLGLPLVAVFAGLVWFFFFSNMGASFSLDSLTSLFASKPEVQAPQQSAAPAPAQPTPKPEPKAEPAPASPSAPPAPQAQDAQVPRELLATGSGPARPFPLPPAQAETAVSPEALASEAQFASQGKQALEVNATQAAVLEASLEDGQKRAFTLVKGQRLVLRFDGKATLRFQQAPAVGIKFNGKDYPLEGGKADGRSITFP; encoded by the coding sequence ATGACCCTCGAGGAAATGGGCGCGCTGCTCCGTCAGGAGCGTGAAAGGCGTGAGTTGAGCCTGGAAAAGGCGGCCGCCGAAATCAAAATCAGCAAGAAATACCTTGTCGCGATCGAATCGGGGCTTACCAAGGACCTGCCCCATCCGGTCTACGCAAAGGGTTTCGTGAAAAACTACGCCCGGTTGCTGGGCCTTGACCCCGAGGCGATGGGCGAGGTGCTCTCCAGGCACTACGCCGTGGACGAAGACCAGCTCCAGAGCGGGCCGGGCGCGGAGTACCGCGAGAGCCCCCAGCCCATCAAGGAGCGCAAGTCCGGGTACGTCTCCTCCGGAGCTTCCGGCTTCAAGCCCTCCCTCTGGCTGGGCCTGCCCCTGGTGGCCGTGTTCGCCGGGTTGGTGTGGTTTTTCTTCTTCTCCAACATGGGGGCGAGCTTTTCCCTGGATAGCCTCACAAGCCTCTTCGCCTCCAAGCCCGAGGTCCAGGCCCCGCAACAGTCGGCCGCTCCGGCCCCGGCGCAGCCGACCCCGAAGCCCGAACCCAAGGCCGAGCCCGCCCCCGCCTCGCCGTCGGCCCCCCCCGCGCCCCAGGCCCAGGACGCCCAGGTTCCCCGCGAACTCCTGGCCACCGGCTCCGGCCCGGCGCGCCCCTTCCCCCTGCCGCCCGCCCAGGCCGAAACGGCCGTGAGCCCCGAGGCCCTCGCCTCCGAGGCCCAGTTCGCCAGCCAGGGCAAGCAGGCGCTGGAGGTCAACGCCACGCAGGCCGCCGTGCTGGAGGCATCCCTTGAGGACGGTCAGAAGCGCGCCTTCACCCTGGTGAAGGGACAGCGCCTCGTGCTGCGCTTCGACGGCAAGGCCACCCTGCGCTTCCAGCAGGCCCCGGCCGTGGGCATCAAGTTCAACGGCAAGGACTATCCCCTGGAGGGCGGCAAGGCCGACGGCCGGTCCATCACCTTCCCCTAG